From a single Papaver somniferum cultivar HN1 unplaced genomic scaffold, ASM357369v1 unplaced-scaffold_19, whole genome shotgun sequence genomic region:
- the LOC113338596 gene encoding F-box/kelch-repeat protein At2g43445-like, with protein MVGFYNGLVCFVKIKYGPDPLFLICNTLTGKSVRLPEYTCSELPRHIPSTSPNPYGHFTSGFGYCPSTNHYKLVAIYYYDGENKGHVQVYTVGGEWRYIRFMGRYYSYSLAGSSPGIYANGTIYWPQEKLNCEIMAFDLEREEFHYITLPGFM; from the coding sequence ATGGTCGGTTTTTAcaatggtttggtttgttttGTCAAAATTAAATATGGCCCCGATCCTTTATTTTTAATCTGCAACACCTTAACAGGAAAATCTGTTCGTCTTCCGGAATATACTTGTTCTGAATTGCCTCGGCATATACCAAGCACAAGTCCAAATCCTTATGGCCATTTCACAAGTGGGTTTGGTTATTGTCCTTCAACTAATCATTACAAACTTGTTGCAATATATTACTATGATGGGGAAAATAAAGGACATGTTCAAGTATATACTGTTGGTGGTGAGTGGAGATACATTAGATTTATGGGCCGTTACTACAGTTACAGTTTAGCAGGTTCTTCACCAGGCATCTACGCGAATGGAACAATTTATTGGCCGCAAGAAAAACTGAATTGTGAGATTATGGCCTTTGATTTGGAGCGTGAGGAGTTCCATTACATCACATTGCCAGGTTTTATGTAA
- the LOC113338899 gene encoding phenylalanine N-monooxygenase-like, with protein MANKTSFLTFSNTTLWLDSASTLSIVELNTSYLLTILASIVVLLLINFGVNTLKKQPSLPASFPLPPGPSPWPILGSIPTLLRNKPRYKWILGLMKEMNTEIACIHLGNVHIIPVTSPELAREFLQKQDAVFASRPRTMATEHLSRGFLTTSVTPWGDQWKKMRSVVTSEMVSHARLEWLLGKRNEEANNLVFYLHNMCSTNSLSGGEVFNLRLLTRQFSGNVIRKMIFNKRYFGKGREDGGPGIEEIEHVDAAFEVLKYIYAFGIQDYLPYLRWLDLDGHENIIRKAMGVVNKYHDPIIEERIRQWSNGSTKNKVPEDLLDVLISLKDKQGKPLLSAEEIKAQAVELIIATVDNPANTVEWAMAEMINQPDILIKATEEIDMVVGKSRWVQESDFPKLNYVKACVREALRLHPVTPFNVPHVSNSDTIVSGYFIPKGSHVLLSRTGLGRNPRIWHKPLNFNPERHLMSKDDGVANVDLTERGLRFISFTIGRRGCVGGALGTAITIMLLARLIQGFEWSAPPGESINLSESANDLFLAKPLFAHAKPRLPLHIYPAE; from the exons ATGGCCAATAAAACCTCTTTCTTAACCTTCTCTAATACTACCCTTTGGCTGGATTCTGCATCCACCCTATCGATAGTTGAACTCAATACCAGCTATTTGCTAACTATTCTTGCATCAATAGTTGTACTTCTTCTCATCAACTTTGGGGTGAATACCCTTAAAAAACAGCCATCTTTACCAGCATCATTTCCATTACCTCCAGGACCATCACCTTGGCCAATTTTGGGTAGTATACCAACTTTACTTCGAAATAAGCCAAGATACAAATGGATATTAGGTCTAATGAAAGAAATGAATACCGAAATCGCATGCATTCATCTTGGGAACGTTCATATAATTCCCGTGACTTCTCCAGAACTAGCTCGAGAATTCTTGCAGAAACAAGATGCGGTATTTGCATCAAGGCCAAGAACAATGGCCACTGAGCATTTAAGTCGTGGGTTCTTAACTACTAGTGTTACACCATGGGGAGACCAATGGAAGAAAATGAGAAGTGTAGTTACTTCGGAAATGGTCAGTCATGCTAGACTGGAATGGCTTCTCGGGAAGAGAAATGAGGAAGCTAACAATCTTGTGTTCTATTTACACAATATGTGCAGTACAAACTCGTTGAGTGGAGGCGAAGTGTTTAATTTAAGATTACTAACGAGGCAATTCAGTGGGAATGTAATAAGAAAAATGAttttcaacaaaaggtatttcggcaaaggaagagaagatgGAGGACCCGGTATTGAAGAGATAGAGCATGTTGATGCAGCTTTTGAAGTCCTAAAATATATTTATGCTTTTGGCATACAAGATTATTTGCCTTACTTGAGATGGTTAGATTTAGATGGCCATGAAAACATTATCAGGAAAGCCATGGGGGTTGTGAATAAGTATCATGATCCAATTATTGAAGAACGCATTCGACAATGGAGCAATGGAAGTACGAAGAACAAAGTTCCTGAAGATTTGCTAGATGTGCTTATTTCGCTCAAGGACAAACAAGGGAAGCCATTGTTATCAGCAGAAGAGATCAAAGCTCAAGCAGTG GAATTAATAATTGCGACCGTGGATAATCCAGCCAATACAGTTGAATGGGCCATGGCAGAGATGATAAATCAGCCGGATATCCTCATAAAAGCTACCGAGGAAATCGATATGGTGGTAGGAAAGAGCCGTTGGGTCCAAGAATCTGATTTTCCGAAACTCAATTATGTAAAAGCTTGTGTTAGGGAAGCACTTAGGCTCCATCCAGTCACGCCCTTTAATGTTCCGCACGTATCGAACTCAGATACAATAGTATCGGGCTATTTTATTCCGAAAGGAAGTCATGTACTATTAAGTCGAACAGGATTAGGCCGGAACCCTAGAATTTGGCATAAACCATTAAACTTTAACCCGGAGCGTCATTTAATGTCAAAGGATGATGGAGTAGCTAATGTGGATCTCACGGAGCGGGGACTACGATTCATATCATTTACCATTGGACGTAGAGGATGTGTTGGTGGTGCACTTGGGACAGCAATTACTATCATGTTGTTAGCTAGACTTATTCAAGGGTTCGAGTGGAGTGCTCCGCCAGGCGAGTCGATAAATCTCTCGGAGTCGGCTAATGATCTATTTTTGGCTAAGCCATTATTTGCTCATGCCAAACCAAGGCTTCCTTTACATATTTACCCGGCTGAGTAA